The sequence AAGAACTGAAAGTTCTGCTCGTTCCCGGCAGCGCATTTTCTGCGCGGGATCATTTGAAAAATTTCATGCGTGCCAGTTTCAGTATGGCAACGCCGGAGCAAATTGAAAAAGGGATCAAAAGATTTGCAGAAATGATCAGGCGAGAGCTTTAAGTTAGGTAGGGCACACTTAACTTGAAATTTAGATAAAAAAAAACGAAAGAAGGACTAAACCATGCTCCAGGACACCGAAAATCCCTGGAAAATTTTTGCCAATCAGATCAAGGCGAAATACTCGATCAGCGAAGAAGGCACATCTCAGGTGATCGGCGAATATCGCGGTTATCAGTTTGAGCTAAAAATTGTTTTTATCGCCGCGGCGCCAAAGGTGCATCTTTTTCTCACTCATTTCGACCTGTTTTTGCCCAAGCCCACGGAGATCAAGCTCAAAATTTACCGCGAAGGGATCATTCAGAAACTGACAAAATTATTTGGCACGAAAGATATTATTTTTGGCGACAAGACATTTGACAAGCGCTACATCATCGAGGGTTCGCACGAGGAAAAAATAAAAACCATGATCACGCCGGATATTCGTGCCACGATTATCGAATTGGGCGAAGTTATGATCATTCTCGACGGCAAGAAATTTACTTACGAGCAATCGGGCAAAATCATCGATATTCAAAAATTGTACAAAGTTCTGGATATGCTGGTTGAGTTGGCGAATCGCACACAGGCGTGAGACATTTTTGTTTTTGAAACGCCAAAGCTGCTGGTTTGGCCGAAAGTGGGTAATCAAAAAAGCTGGTACACGAGCGAGACAATCGCTGCCAGCAGTGCAATGAGCGAAAGAATAATGGCAACGGAAATTTGTTTGCTGTTACCGTTCGGGGATGAATTTCCCGGCGCGGTCTGCATTCCTTCTATTTTTTTCTCCAGATCAGCAACTTTCTGTTCCTGCTCATCAATAATTTTTTTCACTGCCGCGGCTTGCTGGCGGGAAAGTTCAATCAGCCGCTGAATTGCATCGCGCGGCACAATTTCAAAATCTTCCTCATTTAGCAGCCGGCTCTCTTTGAGCGGTGCAATTCCGGATTCAGGCTCTTCTTTTTGACGGGAAATATTTTCCTTGTCGGTGGTCTGAATTTCTTCAAATTTCCGCGCAATTTCTTCGGAAAAGTCTTCGTGACGGCGGTTGATTTCCTGCACTGCCTGGGTCACGCGTTCCCCCAACAAACGAATGCCTTCGATCAATTCCTGGCGCAATTTTTCCGGCGAAAACTTTGACAAATCGGGGAAGCGAGCAATTTTGCTCTCCAGAGCGCGAATTTGTGTCTGCTGCTTCTTCTGCAGCGTTTGCAGTTCTTTAATCTGGCCGCGCAATTCCTTTACCAGCTTTTCAGAATTCTGCACAGCGAGAATGTCTTCTTCCTGGCCGGAACGTGGCATAATTTCTCCTTCCTGATTTTCGCATCACTCCACATCGTCCAGCAAATGACCGGCTTTCTTTTTCTTTGTTTCCAGATAATTTTTATTGAAACGATTGGGCGGGATAATCACCGGTTCTCGCCGGACGACTTTGATGTCGTATTTTTCCAGACCTTCGATTTTTTTCGGATTATTCGTGTACAAGGCAACGGATTTGATATTGAGCAGCCGAATCATGGCAGCGGCGATTTCGTAATCGCGCATTTCGTCGGGATAGCCAAGCGCATGATTCGCTTCAATCGTGTCCAGGCCCTGCTCCTGCAAATGATAGGCGCGAATTTTATTCGCCAAACCGATGCCTCTGCCTTCCTGTTTCAAATAGAGCAGCGCGGCGCGCTCCATCGTGGAAAATTTCTTCAGCGCAAATTCCAATTGCTCGCGACAATCACAGCGCAGTGAACCAAAAATATCGCCGGTCTGACACTGCGAGTGGATACGAACCGGCACTTCTTCGGCGCCGTCAAGATCGCCGCGCGTCACAGCGAGGTGTTCCTTGCCGTCTCGGTTATTTTGAAAAACAGAAATATCGAATTCCCCAAAAATACTCGGCAAATACGCTTTGGAAACCATTGCGATGCACAACGCATCGTCGGAACAATATCCGCCCATTACCGCGCAATAATACGCGGGAGAAATCAGTTTACCTTCTTTTTCCAATTTTTTTATCAATTCATTCCGTTCCCCGACAAAGCGGCAGGAATGATTTATTTTTATTTGTTCCTCTGCCTTCACACAAATTCTCCGTTCTATCGTTTCAATTCAACGACCGTCATGCCCGTATCGCCGAGGCTCCATTCCGGGTAATGATGATTTTTTACGTTCGGGTGCTTGTCCAAATAGCGAAATATTCCCTGCCGCAAACGCCCGGTTCCTTTTCCGTGAATAATGTAAACCTGCTCCATTCCGGACAAAATTGCTTCGTCCAAAAATTTATCGACAACTTCAATGCCCTCTTCCACTCTCATGCCGCGGATGTCAATTTCCGTGGTTGTTATGGGTTCGACGCGGGCGTTTACTTTCACTCGCGCCGGCTTCCGCTGTTGCGTTTTTTTCACCGGAAACAATTCTTTCAAAGGCGCTTTAATTTTGACATCCCCGGCTTGAATCAACACCCGCGCCGACGCATCCGGTTCTGATAAAACAATGCCGTTCGCACCAAAAGGCTCCCAAAAGACTTCTTCGCCCAAGCTGACAGAAGAAAGCGGTTTTCGTTCTCGCTTTTCTTTTTTTAATTTTTGTGACGCCGTCTTTTTTTCCGAATTAATCTTATCTCGCTGATGCTGTAAAATTTGTTTTGCCTCACGAATCGCCTCACGGCTCGCCTGTTCTTCTTTTATTTGACGAATAAGTCGCTCCACCGTGGTATTCGCTTCGCGCAATATTTGTTCAGCTTTTTCCACGGCTTCTTTTTTCAATTTTTTTTCATTATCCCGCAAATGAGCAACTTTTGATTCGTAAAGTTTTTTCAGCGCCGCCAACTGGCTTTCTTTGATGGACAATTCGCCAGTCAGAGTCTGGTATTTTTGCAGTCTTTCCTCTAAATCAGCCAGCAAATTTTCTAACTTGCTCTTATGACCGCCCACAAGTTCGCGGGCGCGATCCAGCACTTCCGAGTTCAAACCCAGCCGGTTGGCAATTTCGTAAGCGTAACTGGAACCAGGAATGCCCACTCGGAAACGATAGGTCGGTTGTAGCGTCTCTCGATCAAATTCCATGGATCCATTCTCGACGCCCGGCGTGTCGTGAGCGAAAATTTTCAGCGCTCCCTGATGCGTGGAAACCAGCGTCAGACAGCCTCTTTGGGTCAGCGATTCCAGCACTGAAATCGCCAGCGCCGCGCCTTCCTCGGGATCAGTGCCGGCGCCAATTTCATCGATCAGCACCAAACTGTCCGCGTCAGCTTTGTCGATGACTTTTTTCAGCGAAGCCACGTGCGAGGAAAAAGTTGACAGATCATTTTCCAGCGACTGCTGATCCCCGATCACGGCAAAAATTTGCCGAAACACCGGAATGTCGCTACCGGATTCCGCCGGGATGTGCAAACCGCAGGCAGTCATCAGGCACAACAGCCCCACAGTTTTTAGCGCCACTGTTTTCCCGCCAGCGTTAGGCCCGCTAACCACCAGCGTGCGAAAATCCTCTCCCATGCGCAAATTCAACGGCACGACTTCGCGCTGGTCCTCGTAGCGCAGCACCAAAAGCGGATGCTTGCCATTGAAAATTTCCAGCCGATTCTCTTTGTTCACTGCCGGCGGCGTCGCCTTCATCGCGCGCGATAGTTGCGCCTTGGCGTAAATGAAATCCAACTGAGCTAACGCATCCAATGTCGTTTGAAACTCCGGCAATTTGTCCCGAATCAATCCGCTGAGCGAAAATAGAATTTTTTCAATTTCCCGCTCCTCCTCGATGCGCAAAGCGCGGATGCGATTGTTCATCTCCAGCGTTTCCAACGGTTCGACAAAAACTGTCGCCCCGGTGGCGGATTGATCGTGAATCAAGCCGCGAATTTTTCCTTTAGCCGCATCCTTGACCATGAGCACCAGCCGATTGTTACGCATGGCGATGACATTTTCCTGCAAATAACCTTTAGCGGCAAAATTCGATAGCATCGACTCCAGTTTTTTTCGGATGTGCTCTTCCTGCGCCACAATCGCGCGGCGAATGCGGATCAGATTTGCCGAAGCCTTGTCAAAAATCAAAAAACTGGCGCGGTCGATGCAGCGGTTGATTTCGCTTTCTTCATCAGGGAAACTCTGCACATGGCGCACAATTTCTGACAAATGGGGATATTTTTCGTGCCGCTCAGCAAAATAGTTCTTTACTTTCCTGGCGACTTCCAGCGTTTGCGCGATGCGGCTCAGTTCTTCCGCATTCAAAAATCTGCCTTCAATTTTCAACTGCGCCAAAGCCGCGGACACGTCCTGCAAACCGGAAAGGGGAAACGGATCGTCAAAATCAAAAATCTCGCGAAATTCGGTGACTAAGGCAATATCGTGTTGAATCAACTCAAGATCAGTTAATGGCTGGATACGGCGGATTTTTTTCTCGCCCAACGGCGAAACAGGAAGCTGCAATAAATACTCAAGAACTTTGTCAAATTCCAATATGTCGAAAATCTGTTCATTCAAAATAAAACACCAAACTATTTTTTCTGGAAGTCTCGCAGGAATTCTTCAGCGGCAGGATCTAATAACGCCTTGTCATTTACGTTCAGTGATTCCTTTACTTCTTTGTAAAATGATTTATACCTGCCAACGATAAAAACCTTGGAAAAAGAATATGCCAGCGGCAAAACTTGTTTCATGGGTTTGAACAGTTGCGATTTGCTAATCTGATCATTAAAGGCAATGGATAGGCCGGAGAGCGAAATCAGAACGGCGAGAATGCTCACCAAAATCGCGCCCTTGATCAAGCCGAATCCCATGCCTGCCAGCCGGTCAATGCTGCCGAGGGTGAAGGAAAATTTTGACAAAACCTTGAGTTTCAGGGACAACCAGCGGAAAAAGAGCATCACCGGCACAAAAATAATCACAAACGCCACCACCGTCGTCAGTTGGCTCGGCAAATTCACGCCGTACAAAATAGCAGCCAAATCCGACATGTAGCGGACAGCCATAATCAAGCTGACGAGCAGGCCGGCAAAGCCCAAAAATTCTTTGATAAATCCACGTTTAAACCCGCGGTAGATCGCCACCGCGATGATGATGACGATGATCAAATCGACCAGATTGGCGCGCAGAAATAATGATAGTCCTCCCGACATCGATCATTTCCATTTTTTGGCATACATAAAAAAAGCGAATAAAGCAGCAAATCTTTATTCACTTTTTTATTTTTTTTGTTTTTTCAATTCAAGCTAATTTGGAGCGAACGATTGCCTGCACTTTCTTGCCGTCCGCTCTGCCTTTGAGTTTTTTCATGGCTTCGCCCATGACGCGGCCCAGGTCTTTCACACCGGTAGCGCCAACTTGCTCGATAGCGGCAACGACTTCCTTTTCAATTTCTTCGTCAGACAGTTGCTCCGGGAGGAACTCCTCAATTATTCTTAATTCAGCTTGTTCCTTCTCCAATAAATCTTCCCGACCTCCGCTCTGATAAGCCTGAATTGCCTCCTTCCTCTTCTTTGCAGCACTCATTAAAACTTGCATTTCCTGCTCTGGCGTTAGCGCGTCTCCGCTATCGATGCGCGCATTTTTTAATTGAGAAATGAGCAAGCGAACGGTATCGACCCGCGTCCTGTTCTTCTCTTTCATCGCGTTTTTCAATTCAATCATCATTTGATCGATCAATGACATGATTGCTCCTCCTCAAACCAGAAACAGAAAATTTGCTTTTTGAAAATTAGCGATTGTTTTCCATGATCTGCAATTTTCTCATTTTACGTCTTGCAGCGTTGAGTTTTCGTTTGCGTCGTTCACTCGGTTTTTCGAAATGTTGATGTTTTTTTATTTCAGACATCAAACCGGATTTTTCACAAGCCTTCGTAAACCGCTTAAATGCTTTTTCGAAACTCTCACCCTCGCGTACTTTAACACCGGGCATTCAGGAACCAACCTCCTCTCATAGTTTTTTATGTTTAGCTTTAAACTTGTACTCTTATTTTTTCGTAACTATTCAGGTATGGGTATTTCGGAAGCCGCTACCTTAACTTGCAAGATTGATTTACAAACACCACGATGAATCGTAGTGCTAGTACAATCGGCTTTTTGAACGACCAAATAGCTGCTTCAGCAGCATACAAAATGATAAATAGACGATTAAATCTAAATAGTTACATTTTTTTAAACTAAAAATATAATAATTATTGAGTTTAAAATCAAGATTTTTTTTGAAATTTTATCTAAACGAAAAATTTTGGCTTCTTTTCATTTAGCATCTCTCAACTCACAACTCTAAACCCGAAACTCGCAACTCTGACCCTCACCCCGGCGGCCACGACAATTTTCTGCCGCCCAAAACGTGCAAATGCAAATGATACACGTCCTGCCCCGCGTCACGGTTGCAGTTAAAAACCGTGCGAAAACCGCTGTCGGCAACGTCAAACTTTTTCGCCACAGCCTGCGCCGCCAAAAAAATCTCGCCGATTAAATCTTTGTGTTCGGGCTGAATATGATTCACAGTTTCAATATGTTCTTTGGGAATGACCAGAATGTGCACTGGCGCCCGCGGATGAATGTCTTTGAAGGCGACGACGCGCTCGGTCTCGAAAACTTTTTCCGCAGGGATCTCGCCTCGTACTATTTTGCAAAAAATACAATTTTCGTTGTTCATCAATTCCTCTTACTTTCGACGATTAATGTCACCGGCCCGTCGTTGTGAATTTCCACCAGCATCATGGCGCCAAACTCGCCCGTCGCCACGCGCAAGCCTGTGGCGCGCACAAATTCGACAAATTTCTCGTACAGCGGCTCGGAAATTTCCGGCGGCGCCGCGTCGATGAAACTGGGGCGCCTGCCTTTGCGCGTATCGCCGTATAAAGTAAATTGCGAAATCACCAGCAATTCCGCTCCCACATCCAGCGCCGAACGATTAAACTTGCCTTCCTCGTCGGCAAAGATGCGCAGATTGGCGCACTTCTCCGCCAAATATTTGGCGTCGCTTTCCGCATCTCCGTTTTTTATTCCCAGCAAAATCACCAGCCCGCTGCCGATCTCGCCCTTTTTCACACCGTCAATGGAAACCGCGCCCCGGCTGACGCGCTGCACAACTACCCGCATTTCAATTCCTCGGTTTTCACTCAATGACTATTTTGAATCTTTAATCATACGAAATTTTTGGCAAAAAAGCAAGGGGGGAATTTGATGATTCTCAAAATTGACATCTTAAAGAAATTCCTGATTAAACCGAAGTACGTCGCTCTTGTGCGACTTTGGCGCATTTGTGCGGTACAGCGTGTCTTTTCACAAACAACATCCTATTGGCAACTTTTTTCGAGTTTTGTGATTTTTTGCTTGACAAGTTCACTTTTTTTTGATATTATAAAGTGGTATTAGGCTAAAATAAACAAGTAGGAGCCATTTATGAAATATCGGGTTATCATTGAACAAGATGAGGACGGAATATTTGTCGCCGAAGTTCCTTCTCTGCCCGGCTGTATTTCTCAAGGGGAAACACGAGCAAAGGCATTAGAGAATATTCAGGAAGCGATTGAAGTTTATCTTGAAAGCCTGCAAGCACACAATGAGCCTATTCCGCCATCCATCGACGAAGAAATTGTCGAGGTCGCAGTGTGAGTACGCTTCCACGAATATCAGGGCGTGAGGTGGTAGCAGCTTTGTCCAAAATAGGTTATGAACGAGATAGACAGAAAGGCAGCCATATCGTTTTACGGCAGGCTGAATATACCCATAGAAGAGTAGTTGTCCCAGATCATCGCGAAGTTGCAAAGGGTACATTGCGGAAGATCATAAAACAAGTTGGTTTAACGGTTGAAGAATTCAAACGACTTTTGTGAAATCGATATTTTAATTGCCTGATAAAATAGTCCCTCTGATTGTTATTTAATCGGTGCTTTGTATAGTCAGGTGAGCTCGGTCATTAGCGTGTATGGAAGCAATGTCTTAAATTAGGAGGAAAAAATGGGAGCAAACCAATCAGTTCCAGATGAATCTCTCGATTCTTATATCTGTAGTGACTGTGGAGCGGAGGTTTCAATTGATGCAGAAATTTGCCCAAATTGTGGTGCTGATTTAAGTGAAATAGAAGAAGAAAAAATTGAATCATCTTCTGAAAACGATGGGCAGAAATATCCAGCTTTAAGAACCATTTCTGGTATTTACAAAGTATTAGCATGGATTACTGGTATTGGAGCAGTGATCACACTTTTTTATGGATTCACATTGTTAGGAAAAGGATATAGTGCTAAAACTACTGGAATAAGTTTAATCACATCTTCTCTAATTATGGGTATTTTAGGAGTAATAGCTTTTCTTGCAATATCCGAAGGAATAAAGTTATTTATTGATATCGAGAGCAATTCGCGGGAACAAATAAGTCTGCTTAATAAAATGCTTGAAAAAAAATAATTTTTTTTATTTGACCGCCACCTTTAAAAGGATTTTCGTAGCAATACTGTAGAATGTAAAAAGTGGTCTCACTTTGAGTTCAGGTATTCGCTTCCCAATACCAATCTGTCTAACGCCCAAACCGAGCTCATTAGAGCCAGAACTTCTCTCTTGAAGGCTATTAAAAAGCAAGCTTTTGACAAACTTGATCGGGTAAAAAGTATCATGCGTACGTCAGAGGAGCTCACAGAGCTTACTGAAATATTTTGAATTCAAAAGGCATCTTTCTCGGCAGTGCGACCAAGTTCAACATCCGTTTTCTTGTTTCTTTTCTATTGGGACTTTTTACCTAACCACCCGCTTTATCTCACTTTGTTAGTCATTCTCATTAAGCACACACAAAATCGCACTCCCGACCCGTCTCGGCTGCGGCGGCAGCGAGTAGGGATTCATTTCGTAATTTTGATTGTAAGGCGTGACATTCAATTGTTCGTCCACAACGAGCGTCACACTGCCGCCCGGGTCAAAGCCGATGGCATCACGGCAGCCCTGATCGATTAAAATTTTCGCCAGCTCGACATGGGTCACGCCCACGCTCTCGCGAATTCTGCCGTTCACAGCGATGACGAGTAATTCATTTTCATCAGTGAGTCCCACGCCGATTTTAGGTCCGCGCAGGTGCTCAAAGTCGACACGCGCCGCCTGCGTGGCGATGGAGTGCGCCGTCTTCCAACCTTCGGTTTCCATGTCGATAGCGAACTTGCCGTCCTGCACCAGCGTCGGGCCTGCTTCAATCGCTTCGCTGACATCTCCTAAATTTGGCAATTGAAAATCTGCCACAGCGCCTTCTTCCCAGCCGGATAAATTCATATTTTCCGGCAGGGACACAACCAAGCCGACGGGCAACAATTTGACTTTTTCTTCCGACGTCTGAATACGGCGAATAATTTTATTTCCGGTAAACT comes from Calditrichota bacterium and encodes:
- the ribA gene encoding GTP cyclohydrolase II; this translates as MKAEEQIKINHSCRFVGERNELIKKLEKEGKLISPAYYCAVMGGYCSDDALCIAMVSKAYLPSIFGEFDISVFQNNRDGKEHLAVTRGDLDGAEEVPVRIHSQCQTGDIFGSLRCDCREQLEFALKKFSTMERAALLYLKQEGRGIGLANKIRAYHLQEQGLDTIEANHALGYPDEMRDYEIAAAMIRLLNIKSVALYTNNPKKIEGLEKYDIKVVRREPVIIPPNRFNKNYLETKKKKAGHLLDDVE
- a CDS encoding endonuclease MutS2, whose translation is MNEQIFDILEFDKVLEYLLQLPVSPLGEKKIRRIQPLTDLELIQHDIALVTEFREIFDFDDPFPLSGLQDVSAALAQLKIEGRFLNAEELSRIAQTLEVARKVKNYFAERHEKYPHLSEIVRHVQSFPDEESEINRCIDRASFLIFDKASANLIRIRRAIVAQEEHIRKKLESMLSNFAAKGYLQENVIAMRNNRLVLMVKDAAKGKIRGLIHDQSATGATVFVEPLETLEMNNRIRALRIEEEREIEKILFSLSGLIRDKLPEFQTTLDALAQLDFIYAKAQLSRAMKATPPAVNKENRLEIFNGKHPLLVLRYEDQREVVPLNLRMGEDFRTLVVSGPNAGGKTVALKTVGLLCLMTACGLHIPAESGSDIPVFRQIFAVIGDQQSLENDLSTFSSHVASLKKVIDKADADSLVLIDEIGAGTDPEEGAALAISVLESLTQRGCLTLVSTHQGALKIFAHDTPGVENGSMEFDRETLQPTYRFRVGIPGSSYAYEIANRLGLNSEVLDRARELVGGHKSKLENLLADLEERLQKYQTLTGELSIKESQLAALKKLYESKVAHLRDNEKKLKKEAVEKAEQILREANTTVERLIRQIKEEQASREAIREAKQILQHQRDKINSEKKTASQKLKKEKRERKPLSSVSLGEEVFWEPFGANGIVLSEPDASARVLIQAGDVKIKAPLKELFPVKKTQQRKPARVKVNARVEPITTTEIDIRGMRVEEGIEVVDKFLDEAILSGMEQVYIIHGKGTGRLRQGIFRYLDKHPNVKNHHYPEWSLGDTGMTVVELKR
- a CDS encoding CvpA family protein is translated as MSGGLSLFLRANLVDLIIVIIIAVAIYRGFKRGFIKEFLGFAGLLVSLIMAVRYMSDLAAILYGVNLPSQLTTVVAFVIIFVPVMLFFRWLSLKLKVLSKFSFTLGSIDRLAGMGFGLIKGAILVSILAVLISLSGLSIAFNDQISKSQLFKPMKQVLPLAYSFSKVFIVGRYKSFYKEVKESLNVNDKALLDPAAEEFLRDFQKK
- a CDS encoding GatB/YqeY domain-containing protein, whose product is MSLIDQMMIELKNAMKEKNRTRVDTVRLLISQLKNARIDSGDALTPEQEMQVLMSAAKKRKEAIQAYQSGGREDLLEKEQAELRIIEEFLPEQLSDEEIEKEVVAAIEQVGATGVKDLGRVMGEAMKKLKGRADGKKVQAIVRSKLA
- the rpsU gene encoding 30S ribosomal protein S21; the protein is MPGVKVREGESFEKAFKRFTKACEKSGLMSEIKKHQHFEKPSERRKRKLNAARRKMRKLQIMENNR
- a CDS encoding histidine triad nucleotide-binding protein — translated: MNNENCIFCKIVRGEIPAEKVFETERVVAFKDIHPRAPVHILVIPKEHIETVNHIQPEHKDLIGEIFLAAQAVAKKFDVADSGFRTVFNCNRDAGQDVYHLHLHVLGGRKLSWPPG
- a CDS encoding D-tyrosyl-tRNA(Tyr) deacylase, producing the protein MRVVVQRVSRGAVSIDGVKKGEIGSGLVILLGIKNGDAESDAKYLAEKCANLRIFADEEGKFNRSALDVGAELLVISQFTLYGDTRKGRRPSFIDAAPPEISEPLYEKFVEFVRATGLRVATGEFGAMMLVEIHNDGPVTLIVESKRN
- a CDS encoding type II toxin-antitoxin system HicB family antitoxin gives rise to the protein MKYRVIIEQDEDGIFVAEVPSLPGCISQGETRAKALENIQEAIEVYLESLQAHNEPIPPSIDEEIVEVAV
- a CDS encoding addiction module toxin, HicA family, whose translation is MSTLPRISGREVVAALSKIGYERDRQKGSHIVLRQAEYTHRRVVVPDHREVAKGTLRKIIKQVGLTVEEFKRLL
- a CDS encoding zinc ribbon domain-containing protein, with the translated sequence MGANQSVPDESLDSYICSDCGAEVSIDAEICPNCGADLSEIEEEKIESSSENDGQKYPALRTISGIYKVLAWITGIGAVITLFYGFTLLGKGYSAKTTGISLITSSLIMGILGVIAFLAISEGIKLFIDIESNSREQISLLNKMLEKK